actcaaatatattacattaagaacatagtaaatcaaagtagcaaaataacatcactagcatatggaatcatcattaaccttcctaggaagattaggccattatgctcatgattctcacaaaattctaagaagaaaatatgagaagaaagtgagtggaaattttgctatagtttctctactctaaaattACAAACTAAGTGTGAAGAATgaatccctatttatagagggagaaaatgagtaaaaaaaaattaaacaacaaaatgagatttacaaaataaatctgaaatattaataataaaatatgattttgaaaaatcaaatcttattattaatattaacctagctattttgatGTATGGTTATTTTcccattttctaaaataccacaaaaacatgagctttaaagctcaaaatagcaatttgcaAAGCCCAATTCCCACAAAACATAGCTGGTGACACAATAGGGTTTTGACCTATTTTCAGCCAATGAGGGGGTGCCACATAGGCAGGCTGCTGGAAGATGTCATTGGGTCACGGGCTTGTGTTGTGGCTGGGAGAGTTGGGCTTGCACGTGACTGGGATTGCTGAAAGGAGGAGCTAGGCTCTTTGGGCCTGCTGGAGTCGTGGAGCTTGAAGGCTATGCTAAAGGTTGGGAGGACTGGGCAGTTGGGTTTGGAGGGAAGCAAGGTCGTGGGTGAAAGGAGCTGGGTGTGGTAGATGGAGTGAAGGAGCTTGGCTGGGACGCGTGGCACGCTGGGGTGCGGACACCTGGCGCGAGGAGGTTAGCTGGCTGTTGCTGCTGGGACGCGTGGCGCAAGGAGGAGGCGGCACCTGGCTATGGAGAGGCTGGCAGCTTGGGCCTGTTGGGCTTCTCCTTCAGTTGGGCCAGCTGCAAAACAACTAAATACTccttaaaaatgccattttaacttaattcttttctcttttcctttttcttttcttttgcttttGTTAATGTCACAATGCACCATACTttatacaaattaaattaaaattaatattttccattaaagaaatatatcaaaataattttaaggaaatattaattaaaattcaatTTAATTTATGCTTTAAGCTTAGTAAAATGTCATTTTAAGTACTAATTAGATACCAATTTgtcactttttattttattaaaaactttatctttagattatattattttagtacattttggttacctcaaaaactcatttgtagacatcttaaaatatcaattagtTATTGTTATGTTAAATTatagtatcttattatttaaaatacattttGGTAACTTCAAATTTATTGTCATATAGTATAATAACTTACcatataatttattaataaaaattaatttagtatactacacAGTCACTTTTAAATGAAAGCTTTTAGTTGACTTTTTTAGTTATTTatgtaatttacatgtcttattatttaatATACTTTTATGTTACTTTCAAGTTTATTTTAGAAACCAATTAGTTATTATATAGTATACAAAATTATTCTTATAATTCCAAGTTACCATGAATAACTTATTAAAAAATGATACTATTTAGTATACTGCATAGTTACTTTTAAAAACTACATTTCCGttgcttttaaaatcatttaagataTCAATTGGTTATCTTTTAatatatgactaaattttttGGTATGCCACAAATTTAAAACAACCAACAAGTATAGTGAGTTACCAAAATGGTCTTACTATGTTCTATTTAAAATTTACATAACAATATTCTAAATAATATTTTGTTAACGAAACataaaaaagaaaatagaaagtTATGCAActgtgaaaaaaaatatatgcttcatatatatcaaaatgatcatcTTGAAGAGAGGTCGTGATAATACTACTTTTGAACCTAACCGATTAGTGGTGTGACCCAAAAAAATTTTTGAAGTTAAAgaaatgagagagaaagaaagcaatgtttataaataaaaaataataaaaatttgaaaaacgATGAGGAATAAAGTAGATATAAGTTTACAAAAGCTATAAACTAAATGTATAACTGTAATTAAAATATCTTACATTATATtgtaattaagattaaaaaaatggTACAAGTGtaaattttcttatttgtttattaCACTTATAAaaagaattattatttttttatttaaagatGTTCGAATCTATGAATATAAGCAATTAAATGAGATATATTCTTACAACTATTGAATTGTACGAAGAATGACAGATATTCACTTCAAAGAAGattagggtctgattggttcgcgattagaaaactgtattttttaaaagtgagattctgaaatgaaaatctgaatttagtgactaaaaacatatttctaaaaatGTGATTGGTTAAATGTCAggaaactgtttttgagttttaaaaaactgaatctgtgattggtattaaatttgggATACGAATGTGGAGAGAGTTTTTAGgatttttgaaataaaaatcacaaaatgaaGAAAACATCAATTTATCATTTTCTATTTTACAACTGAGAATTTGGAAACATACTTCAAATTTGTTTTGAAAAATAAGCTGCCAATCAGCTATTTACATGGGACCCACAAATTTTAAAATTCCAAAATGATAAAATCCAATCCGGATCCATTACCAATCAGCCCCTTACATTTTTTTTAGGAAAAGGGGGAAAAAAAAAGCCTAAAAGTGCTTTGTAATACTTCCGATGCGAATATGAAGCTTACCAAAATCTCCAAGTGGACTGGGCCGTGGGTGTGGGGCCTAGAATAGggaaattcacatattaatacaatatttaTTAGGGAATTTTTCATAAATATCACTTTTTAGCTATacttgtgcaaaaatatgggaattaaTCTTTTTATACTATGTATGGAAGATTTTAAATAAGAAAAACTTAGATTATGAGAAAAATAAGTACATAGGACAattgaaatttaaacaaaaacacaTCACCACAATCAGGGGTACAAATGTAATTAATAATTCAATCCTCCTCTGCTCATGCCTGAAACACGATCAAAGCTTTCTCCAAAAATCACGTAACTCTTTGCAAATTCCTTCCATCTTCGACACTCCATTCTCCGGCGATAGCTTTCTTCTCCGGCAACAACTCCTATCTCCAGCGATCTCCACAACAATCGACCAACTTTAGCAAAGGTTTGACCTCAGCTTCTgccaaatttttttaacaaaagtctGATCACTAAAGCACTGATCCCTTTCtgaagaaataaaataaattccAACATTCTTCCAATCATACAAACTGTAATCTTGGAAGATTCCGGCAACCTGCATATCCACTACACGATCAAGAAACAAGGTTTGTAAGAAATCGTCTCCTCTGTCAACTCTGTTCTATtgtccttttcttttatttgcaAACTATCTTAAATTTTCTACATAaaactatattatttgcatacaaaataaaaaattatagatgAACTATTAtcttgattataatgataatgatcATGATCATGATCATAATGTGTTTGCTGaaaaacacaaacaatttataaactaaaaaattgaaaaaattatcCAAGTTCACTAGTTTGTGTACATTGATTAACCAAAAAATATACAAGAAACAAGAACTCTGAAATTTTTACATCCTAATTTGTCTTTACAATAAAAAGAATAATTTGATATTAGTGTGAATTTTAACTGCCAAAACATTCAGAAACATTAGGACAACCAGTTACTTGGAAAAACAATCAATAAATTAAACTAAATGTTTCAGTAGGGTATGGGACTACAAATTAAGGGAACCAGTTACCTTCCCACTGGTTTGTGTACATTGATTAACCAAAAAAATAGACAAGAAACAAGAACTCTAAAAATTTTACATTCTAATTTgtctttacaataaaaaaaaaaattatttgatgtaGGTGTGAAGTTTTACTGCAAAAACAATCAGTAAcaatagggtaaccagttaccctgaaaaACAGccaatatataaaactaagtggAAATTACAACTATATAAAACTAAGTGTAAAAATAGGTGTTATAccaaaaaattggagaatgcatcctaggaggctaaggagaatgcatctaggagagtgcctcctaggagggctaagagggtggtcctaggagaccccaaggagggtgtggtcctaggagaccccaagggtgtgtaggaggtaagcctcccaaggttttctaagtgttggctcgaacgtgcccaaggtaaatagctaaggaggaggagtctcatgcaagagaatggagacttagactttcataaggaaagtctatacaatgttcgatcggacatgtttgggagatgctaaaggaggttgcctcaatgttgtccaaggtgaggttgcctcaatgttgtccaaggtgaggttgcctcaatgtcgttcaaggtgaggtgccaaggaagttgcctcggaccaccttggtccgaggagaagccaaggagattggttcaaggaggaacatggcatgctagaggagagtacatgttcgaggagaaccatgcacgttcaacccacccaaagcatgtcctaccaccatgcatatcctaccaccatgcatgtttaaccagcacttgcatgggtagtgagtaggaggtggaccaactagctagaggagactaagtcagacacaacttcaacaacatgcgcgggaatctctcattcttcccacaaatggggaatttgttacattttgaattttgaatgtttatttgtaatataaatgtaataaatataataaaatatccctattataaggggatatcagttgaggatcccatctctataaatagagagctgatgggatgagaagGGGGCTCctgctgcttcttctttctagagagagaaaattgggtctgtctattctagagagagaaagtgctgaaattagagagaattcttgtattttcacaatttatactgaagaaactcagttggcatagtccatctgatcttgagtatagatttataaatcacaactctaagtggattaggctattaccgacaatcggggctgaaccactataaaaatctcatgtgttctttacttttcttgtttataccgtttgttgtcgttttgatttctcttgaaggcttgtcgttattgacgtgctcacgtcgttggctaaaaacgcagtcaacaatagGCAATATATGATTCAATATtaatgtaaccagttaccctgcaaaaaaaaaagtcaatgtGTAAAACTAAGTGTAACAAGTTACCCTGCAAAAATAGTCAATATATAACTAATTGGAAAAACAgtaaatatataaaactaagtgtGACCAGTTACCCTACAAAAGCTAAATGTTTCAGATGAAGATGTGATTAAAGATTAAGTTAACCAATTACCTAGCCCATTTAGAACCAACTAACTGCTTACAAAATTGCCAAATTTTACAGATATGGACAATATTACTTCtttggttcaatatggaggcaagtGAAATGAAAACAACGAATACCAAGGGTACACAATGACTAGGATATTAATACCACCAAATTGTTCTCTTGACaacttggtgaatttgataaaaaaTGAGATAAAGGAAAAAACAACAACTATTGAAGTTTCTTATCAAGTAGAAAAAGGAACACCACCAATGACGGTTGTAACAGACAATTCAATGTTGTTATTtctggaaataaagaaaaaagttgcTGCAAAAATAACATATTTACCATTGTGTGTCACTATAGTTCAAGAATCAAGCAATGAAAATGACTTTCTTCTACTAGCAAATCAGAAAGCTACAGCAGGAGAAATGGAGGTGGGGACATTATTAATGCAAGCAAATCAAGCTTCCATCAATGAACAAATGTTACTTGAAGAAGGCATGTCAAACACAACAAATGACAGCATAAATGTGTCATACATACCTCATTTTGCTGAAGAAGTAGCTGATTTCATAATTGAGGacaatacaaaaagaaaaaagaagttggaTGAAATCCAACTAGTAATATCTGATTACAGAGTCAACACAATAGAGCAAGGGAAAATTTACAAGGATAAGAACACAATCAAATCAGCTCTTAGCTACTATGCAATGCTGCATAACTTccagttcaaaacaaaaagatcagAACCTAGAGAATACCTAGTTACTTGCGCAGATGAAACATGCAATTGGTTGGTGAGAGCATCTAAGTACAGAAATCAAGATTTATTCAAGGTACGGAAATGCAATCCAAATCACACTTGCTCTATTGAAATTGTTTTGGAAGACCATATGCAAGCAAAAAGCATCGTAGTTGGGGAattaataaagaataagtacaatTCAATCAAAAGAAATTACACTCCAAATGACATCATGAATGATATGAATGATGACTTCGGTGAAACTATGGTATACACAAAAGCATGGAGATCAAGAGAGAAAGCTTTGCGTCCAGTAAGAGGGAACCCTAATGATTCATATCAAAAGTTGCCAATATATCTTTACATGTTGAAGCAAGCAAATTTAGGAACAATAACACACCTACTCATAGACAAGGAAGATAGATTCAAATACCTATACATAGctttctctaactcaatcaagagttggagatacttgaggcctataattgttgttgatggaactttcTTGAAAAATGCACATGGTGGTACCCTATTTTCAGCATCAACGTTAGATTCAAACAACAACATTTTCGTGTTGGCTTTTGGAATAGCAGACTCTGAAAATGATAACTCATGGCTTTGGTTCTTCTCCAAACTGAGAGACACCTATGGGGAACCCGAAGGTATGATAGCTTCAACGATATATTCTTGTTTACAAACACATAGGAACATTTTaccaaaacaaaatacacaaatacaTGCTATTTCTTTTAGAATCTGAATAAAGTAACTGGTTGCCttcaccaaaattaaaaaaaaattgaaaaatacttaatttttattttttattttaaaatatttgtacTCCATAGGATTGGCTATAGTTTCTGACAAACATAAGAGCATAGATAGTGCAGTACATATGGTGTACCCAAATGCATTCCATGGAGCTTGCATGTTTCACTTACTCAATAATTTGAAAGGAAAATATGGGAGCCATGGAGAAGAGCTACAAATGAAATTCATTGCAGCAGCAAAAGCATACTCAAAGACAGAATGTGAACACTACATGAGAGGTCTTGATAGAATTGATAGACGCATTAGGCCCTATTTAGAAAAAGCCAAGTATGAAACTTGGGCAAGATCATACTCGCCAACAAAAAGATACACCATGATGACATCCAACATCGTAGAATCACTCAACGCTGCACTAAAAGCTGCAAGAAATCTCCCCATTGATATCTTGGTTGAATGCCTTAGAAGTTTGGTTCAAAAGTGGGTTTGGAACAACTCAAATAATGCAAATGGAACATTCACAAAAGTCTCTACAGCAACAGAGAATGAATTGAGACATGACATTGTTTCAAAAATGAAGTATGAGGTATGCAACTGAACTTATTCTTACTAATCTTAATTTTGTCAATagatggtaaccagttaccttccatAAGAACaggaaaaaaaaagtttacaCAGAAGCATAACTAGTtactttaaattttaagtctagtTAAAATGTTTATTATCTGATTCTATTTCATGACAAACTATTTTTAGGTCTTGCCTTTCAACACAATAGAATACCAAGTTCGTGATCAAAAGGGGATAAATTTCAcagtaaatatatataatagaacaTGTACTTGCAATAGGTTCCAAGAAGATGAAATACCTTGTGGCCATGCAGTAGTTGTCATTGCAAAGAGAAACTTTAGTGTGTGTGATTGTTGTGCAAAATTCTACAGAACAGAAACGTTGAAAgcattgtatcaagaaaatgttcATTCTTTGCCCCATAAAGATGAATGGAATCTCCCACAACACTTGGACATAATAGTGCTACCTCCAAATGCAACAATCCCTGCAGGAAGaccaagaaagaaaagaataagatcaAGAGGGGAACATAAAGTAATAATCACCTGTGGGAAATGTGCGCAACCAGGACATAACAGGAAGACTTGCAGGAATCCTCCATATGAGAAGTCAAACAAACAGAAAAAGCCAAAAACATAGATTCatattttacaacaaaacaaACCTTTTCATAGCTTTACTCATTGAAAGAGAGACTTTCATATTCATCAAGTATCATTCAGTATTTTAATAAGATTGTTATAAAATGAAACACATTGATTGATTATGCAAAATTATAAAATCCTTTCAAAATAATTTCTTGGATTTGTTTGCTTCTTATTTTTCAATGCTACCATCAGTATAAATAAACCATAACGAAAAAAAATGATCGTACCCAGTTAccaaaaattaacaacaaaacaacgatataggtaactggttaccctgaaGTTACAATACAAGATACATTACCCCACTATAACAATctaaaagccaaaaaaaaaaaaaaaattaaaacctttACTTTCTTTTATCACAAACtcctttatatataatattaaaattactttaatattaacttaaTAAACTGGTTGCATAACTATAAAAAAGACAAGCTTAgggaaaaaatctaaaaaaaaaaaacacttaagtaaccagttaccctcggtATATTAGGAAACAAACAGCCTGAGTACCTGGTTACCCTCAAAATCATTCTTGCTCGAATATCACCAGTAAAATTAGTTAAACAACCCAACTGGGAACTATTTTCCCTCAAATTATTCCATAAAACAgtgtaaaaaaatacaaaaacaaacagAAAACTAGCTACCTGCTTTAAAGTGTtatctaaaatatatattaataattgcaattaacaacaacaaaccaatgggggaaaaataaaataaaaacaattaagtaaccagttaccctcggtATGTTAGCAAAGAAACAACCTGGGTAC
This genomic interval from Humulus lupulus chromosome 8, drHumLupu1.1, whole genome shotgun sequence contains the following:
- the LOC133796082 gene encoding uncharacterized protein LOC133796082, which codes for MTRILIPPNCSLDNLVNLIKNEIKEKTTTIEVSYQVEKGTPPMTVVTDNSMLLFLEIKKKVAAKITYLPLCVTIVQESSNENDFLLLANQKATAGEMEVGTLLMQANQASINEQMLLEEGMSNTTNDSINVSYIPHFAEEVADFIIEDNTKRKKKLDEIQLVISDYRVNTIEQGKIYKDKNTIKSALSYYAMLHNFQFKTKRSEPREYLVTCADETCNWLVRASKYRNQDLFKVRKCNPNHTCSIEIVLEDHMQAKSIVVGELIKNKYNSIKRNYTPNDIMNDMNDDFGETMVYTKAWRSREKALRPVRGNPNDSYQKLPIYLYMLKQANLGTITHLLIDKEDRFKYLYIAFSNSIKTSTLDSNNNIFVLAFGIADSENDNSWLWFFSKLRDTYGEPEGLAIVSDKHKSIDSAVHMVYPNAFHGACMFHLLNNLKGKYGSHGEELQMKFIAAAKAYSKTECEHYMRGLDRIDRRIRPYLEKAKYETWARSYSPTKRYTMMTSNIVESLNAALKAARNLPIDILVECLRSLVQKWVWNNSNNANGTFTKVSTATENELRHDIVSKMKYEVLPFNTIEYQVRDQKGINFTVNIYNRTCTCNRFQEDEIPCGHAVVVIAKRNFSVCDCCAKFYRTETLKALYQENVHSLPHKDEWNLPQHLDIIVLPPNATIPAGRPRKKRIRSRGEHKVIITCGKCAQPGHNRKTCRNPPYEKSNKQKKPKT